One genomic segment of Danio aesculapii chromosome 15, fDanAes4.1, whole genome shotgun sequence includes these proteins:
- the rabgef1l gene encoding RAB guanine nucleotide exchange factor (GEF) 1, like produces the protein MESQVARSGISVQQSDLMCKRGCGFYGNAVWQGLCSKCYREENQCTRTKQIQEDRALAERLQREEEAAYASSSEGARSQPTSSKTNSVPMVKRLFTSAPKAPGRRDAGSSKTPVSQGSSHSRQPSAECDRITQHFIDFLKPFQRPGYDIFKQCHAFAENIAHKKVVGCEDLSDSVQDFYQSMSEYLQTNFKGSPEVVETVMEEVERYVMGRLYEQLFCPDHTDDEKKDLAVQKRIRALHWVSIAMLCVPLDEQIPKVSDSVERAITDLIDLDSKKVPKEKLACVTRCSKHILTAIQGSKKVAASADDFLPALVYIILKANPPRLHSNIQYITRYCNPSRLMSGEDGYYFTNLCCAVSFIEKLDAQSLNLSPEDFERYMSGAASPSGRSTQNGFNAAVSSADVPPPDPKRNHHQKTATETDLIEWRDGQELSVLGLLEGETHKSTASFTIDSENIGGESLPPPLQPQKFTG, from the exons ATGGAGTCTCAGGTGGCGCGCAGCGGCATCAGTGTCCAGCAGTCCGACCTCATGTGCAAGAGGGGATGCGGTTTTTACGGTAACGCCGTCTGGCAGGGCTTGTGCTCGAAATGCTATCGAGAAGAGAACCAGTGCACCAGAACCAAGCAGATACAGGAGGACAGAGCACTAGCCGAGAG GTTACAGCGGGAGGAGGAAGCGGCGTATGCTAGCAGCAGTGAGGGGGCTCGCTCTCAGCCAACGTCCTCCAAAACAAACAGTGTGCCCATGGTCAAGAGGCTCTTCACCTCCGCTCCCAAAGCACCTGGAAGGAGAG ATGCAGGATCTTCAAAGACGCCGGTCAGCCAGGGCTCGTCCCACAGCCGGCAGCCCAGCGCTGAATGTGACCGCATTACACAGCACTTCATCGACTTCCTCAAACCCTTCCAGAGACCCGGATATGACATTTTTAAACAGTGCCATGCCTTTGCTGAAAACATTGCACACAAAAAG GTTGTTGGCTGTGAAGATCTCTCAGACTCTGTGCAGGACTTCTATCAGAGCATGTCTGAATACCTGCAGACCAACTTTAAAG GCTCTCCTGAAGTGGTGGAGACTGTGATGGAGGAGGTGGAGCGATACGTGATGGGTCGTCTGTATGAGCAGCTCTTCTGTCCTGACCACACTGATGATGAGAAGAAAGACCTAGCCGTCCAGAAGAGAATCAG GGCTTTGCACTGGGTGTCCATTGCAATGCTGTGTGTTCCTTTAGACGAGCAGATCCCCAAAGTGTCAGACAGTGTGGAGAGAGCCATAACAG acCTGATCGACCTGGACTCCAAAAAGGTTCCTAAGGAGAAGCTGGCGTGTGTCACCAGGTGTAGTAAACACATCCTGACGGCCATCCAGGGGAGTAAGAAAGTGGCCGCCTCAGCAGACGACTTTCTGCCTGCGCTGGTCTACATCATCCTGAAGGCCAATCCACCACGATTACACTCCAACATCCAGTACATAACCCGTTACTGCAACCCCAGCCGCCTTATGAGCGGAGAGGACGGATACTACTTCACTAATCTA TGTTGCGCCGTGTCCTTCATCGAGAAGCTTGATGCGCAGTCGCTAAACCTGAGTCCGGAAGACTTCGAGCGCTACATGTCTGGAGCGGCGTCTCCATCCGGCCGCAGCACACAGAACGGCTTCAATGCGGCGGTCAGCAGCGCAGACGTCCCGCCGCCGGACCCGAAGAGGAACCATCATCAGAAAACAGCTACGGAAACAGACCTCATCGAATGGAGGGACGGCCAGGAGCTCTCGGTGCTGGGTTTACTGGAAGGAGAAACACACAAAAGCACCGCCAGCTTCACCATCGACTCTGAAAACATCGGTGGAGAGAGTCTGCCTCCGCCATTACAGCCGCAGAAATTCACTGGCTAG
- the otol1b gene encoding otolin 1b, which translates to LLYLYRQKMGMFCARSVLATVLALTFIILCDTFKPTQRPKYQYTKKPPREVVQTTVYAGKPTVTARIVDYTKTREQRTPVYMTASTTVTADSYIDYPTDTSASPTAAKDNYTLDYNECYFNFCECCPPEKGPQGFKGDMGLPGPPGEKGAPGPSGLPGPIGPKGNSGSKGDKGEKGDQGNTGFAGSPGNQGKAGMKGEMGNKGEKGAAGLPGFKGEKGEKGDPNFNVSKGDQGEPGKDGLPGPQGSAGEKGEKGERGECGLLGDRGQKGEPGDPGSPGVRGDPGPSGQHGMHGNPGITGERGEPGTPGPKGEPGTQGPPGTKGLRGLRGIKGDRGPQGKRGDRGLRGMKGAMGISDSRIRSAFSVGLYPSKSFPPSGFPVRFDKVFYNGENHYDVVSCKFNCSYSGVYVFSYQITVRNKPLRASLVVNGVRKVRSRDTLQPQDIDQASNLVILKLDVGDQVWVETLRDWNGVYSSSEDDSTFSGFLLYPD; encoded by the exons GGGGATGTTCTGTGCACGCTCCGTCTTGGCAACTGTATTGGCATTGACCTTTATAATCCTATGCGACACATTCAAACCCACTCAGAGGCCAAAGTATCAGTACACCAAAAAACCCCCTAGAGAGGTGGTCCAAACTACCGTATATGCAGGAAAGCCAACAGTCACAGCACGGATTGTGGACTACACGAAAACAAGAGAGCAGCGCACCCCTGTGTACATGACAGCGAGCACTACAGTGACTGCTGACAGCTACATAGACTACCCTACAGACACCAGCGCATCTCCCACCGCAGCCAAAGACAATTACACGCTAGATTACAATGAATGCTACTTCAACTTCTGCGAGTGCTGCCCGCCGGAGAAAGGCCCACAAGGATTCAAAGGAGACATGGGACTGCCAG GACCCCCTGGGGAAAAGGGAGCACCTGGACCCAGTGGTCTACCAGGCCCAATAGGGCCAAAGGGCAATTCAGGATCTAAAGGGGATAAAG GAGAGAAAGGTGATCAAGGAAATACAGGATTCGCAGGATCGCCAGGAAACCAGGGAAAGGCTGGAATGAAAG GTGAGATGGGTAATAAAGGTGAGAAGGGTGCAGCTGGCCTGCCAGGATTCAAAGGAGAAAAGGGAGAAAAGGGAGATCCaaactttaatgtgtcaaaaggCGACCAGGGAGAGCCAGGCAAAGATGGACTTCCAGGACCCCAAGGCTCAGCTGGTGAAAAGGGTGAAAAGGGCGAGAGAGGAGAGTGCGGTTTGCTTGGCGACAGGGGCCAGAAAGGTGAGCCTGGGGACCCTGGATCTCCAGGTGTGCGTGGGGATCCGGGTCCATCTGGGCAACATGGCATGCATGGAAATCCAGGCATCACTGGAGAACGAGGGGAACCAGGAACTCCAGGACCAAAGGGTGAGCCGGGAACACAAGGGCCACCAGGAACCAAAGGCTTGAGAGGTCTCAGGGGAATAAAGGGTGACCGGGGCCCCCAAGGGAAGCGTGGAGATCGAGGCCTACGGGGAATGAAGGGTGCCATGGGTATAAGTGATTCGAGAATAAGATCCGCTTTTAGTGTTGGACTATATCCCAGCAAGTCTTTTCCTCCTTCAGGATTTCCAGTCCGCTTTGACAAGGTCTTCTACAATGGGGAAAACCATTACGACGTAGTCTCATGCAAATTCAACTGCAGCTACTCTGGAGTGTATGTGTTCTCCTACCAAATCACAGTGAGAAACAAACCACTACGTGCTTCTTTAGTGGTGAACGGGGTGCGCAAGGTACGGTCGAGGGACACTCTTCAACCTCAGGACATTGACCAGGCATCTAATCTAGTGATCCTCAAGCTGGACGTGGGAGACCAGGTATGGGTCGAGACGCTGAGAGACTGGAACGGTGTTTACTCCAGCAGTGAAGATGACAGCACCTTCTCCGGGTTCCTGCTTTACCCTGACTAA